Genomic window (Streptomyces sp. NBC_00078):
GATCACGCCCGCGAGGGCGTACATGAAGATGAGGCTGGGGCCGGCCTTGGCGATGTTCGCCCCGGCGCCCAGGAAGAGGCCGACGCCGACGGCACCGCCGATCGCGATCATCTGGACCTGGCGGCTGCCGAGCCCGCGCTCGTACCCCTCTTCGGAACCCTGCTCCGACGTGTCGACCTGAGCGGAGGTCATATGTGGTGTGCGCCTTTCTCCATGGCCGAACCGGGCCTTTCGTCGGCCTCGGATCGGTTCTCGATCCCCCCGGATGGATGGAGCTGGGCGGGTTTTGCGGACTCGCCCGTGCCTGACCGGCGATCCGCCGGCTGGTGGCGCACCCGGCCGAACATGGGTGGTGTTCGCCGGGCGGTCGTGAAGATCTATCACGGCCGCGACATCGGCCAACGGCGCGACATGTGGCGCAGACCACAGGAAGAAGCGGACAAAAGGTCGCTCAGAGACGCATAGAAGGCCGCCGCGGTGACGGGATCGTTATCCGGATTTGAGCGTCTTCTGAGCGAACGGCGAACCGCTGCGGATCAGGGCATAAGGGTCGATACGAGCGTCTCCTGGAGACCGCCCAGCCACAGGTACGCCATCACCATCGGCTTGCGCGGGTCCTCGTCGGGGAGCCGGTAGAGGAGATCGGTGTCGTCCTCGTCGGTGATCTCCAGCCGGGAGCCGATCGCCAGGCGCAGGTCGTTGAGGGCGCCGAGCCACTGCCGGGACTCGTCGGACGACAGCTTGAGGACCGCCCCGCCGTCGACGGCCGGTGTCAGCGCGTCCAGGGAACGGACCACCGCGAGCGCGCTCTCGCGCTTGCCGGCGCGCAGGTCGTTCTCGGTGAAGCGGCGGAACTCGGCGGAGTGCGCCAGCTGTTCCTCGGCCTCCGCGGGGCCGGGAGTGCCCTCCGGGTCGCTGTAGGCGTCCGGGAAGAGCCGCCTGAGCACGGGGTCCTTGGGGGGCTCACTGGGGCCCTCGGCGAAGAGTTCGGCCAGCGGGTCGTCCGGGGCGTCCTCGCCGGGGCCTGGTCCCACGAGCTCCAGGAGCTGGACGGCCAGCGACCGGATGATGGAGATCTCGACGTCGTCGAGCGCGACGGCCGCGCCGCCGCCGGGGAGCGGTTCGAAGTGTCCGGGCATCAGGGGGTATCGCTACTTCCGGTCCTGCTGGAGGGTGGCCCACAGACCGTAGCCGTGCATCGCCTGCACGTCGCGCTCCATCTCCTCGCGAGTGCCGCTGGAGACGACCGCCCGGCCCTTGTGGTGGACATCGAGCATGAGCTTGGTGGCCTTGTCCTTGCTGTAGCCGAAGTACGCCTGGAAGACGTAGGTCACGTAGCTCATGAGGTTGACCGGGTCGTTGTGCACGATCGTGACCCAGGGGACGTCCGGCTCGGGTACGGCGAAGACCTCCTCCGCCGACTCGGTTCGTTCGATCTCAAGGGGAGCGGGTGACGTCACACAGCCATGCTGCCACGCCCCCCACAAATCGTCACACTGACGCGAAGGGGTGTAGCATCTCCTGCCATGAACACAGCGGACCTTGGGCTGCCGGTGGATGTTCCGTCGACGGCGCTCTTCACTGACCAGTACGAGTTCACGATGCTGCAGGCCGCCCTCAAGGCCGGTACCGCCGAGCGGCGGAGCGTCTTCGAGGTCTTCACCCGGCGGCTGCCCGACGGGCGGCGTTACGGCGTCGTGGCGGGCACCGGGCGGGTCCTGGACGCCGTCGAGAACTTCCGCTTCGACGCGGGCGTCCTGAGCTTCCTTCGGGAGCGCGGCATCGTGGACGAGGCGACCTTGACGTGGCTCGCCTCCTACCGCTTCAGCGGTGACGTGTGGGGCTACCCCGAGGGCGAGGTGTACTTCCCGGGCTCGCCGATCATGCGGGTCGAGGGGTCGTTCGCCGAGTGCGTGCTGCTGGAGACCGTGATCCTGTCCATCCTCAACCACGACTCCGCGATCGCGGCGGCCGCCTCCCGGATGTCCTCGGCCGCGGGCACCCGACCGCTGATCGAGATGGGCGCCCGGCGCACGCACGAACTCGCCGCCGTCGCCGCGTCCCGGGCCGCCTATCTCGGCGGTTTCGCCTCCACCTCCGACCTCGCGGCCGGCTTCCGCTACAACATCCCCACCGTCGGCACCTCCGCCCACGCGTTCACCCTGCTGCACGACCGGGAGCGGGACGCCTTCCAGGCGCAGGTGAACTCGCTCGGCCGCGACACCACCCTGCTCGTCGACACGTACGACGTCACCGAGGCCGTCCGCGTGGCCGTCGAGGTCGCCGGGCCCGAGCTGGGCGCCGTGCGCATCGACTCCGGCGACCTGCTGCTGGTCGCACACCGGGTACGGCAGCAGCTGGACGAGCTGGGCGCCACCGACACGAAGATCATCGTGACCTCGGACCTCGACGAGTACGCCATCGCCTCGCTGGCCGCGGCGCCCGTGGACGCGTACGGCGTCGGGACGCAGCTGGTGACCGGCTCGGGGCATCCGACCTGCTCGATGGTGTACAAGCTGGTCGCCCGCGCCGAGTCCGCCGACCCCAGGGCGCCGCTGGTGCCGGTGGCGAAGAAGTCCAGCGGAGGCAAGACGTCCGTCGGTGGCCGCAAGTGGGCCGCGCGGCGGCTGGACGCGGACGGGGTCGCGGAGGCCGAGGTCGTCGGCACGGGCGCCGTGGTGGGCGAGCTGGCGGACCGGCAGCTGCTGGTCGAGCTGGTCAAGGGCGGCACCGTGGTCGCGCGCGAACCGCTGGACGTCGTACGCGAGAGGCACGCGGCCGCACGCGCCAACCTGCCGCTGTCGGCGACCCAGCTCTCGCGGGGGGAACCGGTCATTCCGACGGAGTACGTCGTGGGGCGCACGGGCAGCTGAGGCCGGCGCCCGGCCGAGCACCCCCCCTACGCCCTCTCCCGCACGGCCCCCGAAGTCTCTAGGCTCGTAAGTTCACTCTTAGTCGAAGGACACCCACCATGCGCCGCGCCTTGATCGTCGTCGACGTACAGAACGACTTCTGCGAGGGGGGCAGTCTCGCGGTGTCCGGCGGGGCCGACGTGGCCGCCGCCATCACCGAGCTGATCGGGCAGGCGGGCGGCTCCGGCTACCAGCATGTGGTGGCCACCCGCGACCACCACATCGCGCCCGGCGGCCACTTCGCCGACAACCCCGACTTCGCCCGCTCCTGGCCCGCGCACTGTGTCGCGGGCACGGAGGGCGTCGGCTTCCACCCGAACTTCGCGCCCGTCGTCGCCTCCGGGGCGATCGACGCCGTCTTCGACAAGGGGGCGTACGCGGCGGCGTACAGCGGCTTCGAGGGCGCCGACGAGAACGGGGTGAAGCTGGCCGACTGGCTGCGGGCCAGGCAGGTCGGCGAGGTGGACGTCGTAGGGATCGCCACCGACCACTGCGTGCGCGCCACCGCCGTGGACGCCGCCCGGGAGGGCTTCCACACCCAGGTGCTGCTCGACCTGACCGCCGGGGTCGCCGAGGCGACCACCGAGCGGGCACTCGAGGAGATGCGGGAGGCGGGCGTGCGGCTCTCCGGGAAGCCCGTGGTCGCCTAGGCCGTCGCTCTCGTCGTCCCCGTGGCCCCGGCCGGAGCCACGGGGACGACGGGCGCCGCGGGGCGGCGCAGCAGGGCCCTGATGGGGTGCCACAGCTCCTGGGGAAGCTCCGGGCCGGGAACGACACCGATGTCAGGTGCCGTACGCCATATCAGGCCGTCGGGATGATGCAGGACCGCGGTGATCTCGTCCGGGGTCGGCGGGGCGCCGTTGCCGCGCAGATACACCGCCCGCATGCCGACGTTGCGCAGCCTGGTCAGGGCACGCGCCCGGTTGCGGGCGTGGACGAGTACGCGCACGCAGCCCGTGCCGTCGGCGGTCGGGCTCGGCAGGTTCAGCGCCACCACCACGCTGCCGGTCGGCAGCTTGCAGAAACCTCCTGCGGCCATGCGGTCACACCCCCGTGCGAGTCGGTGTCAATAAGAGAAGCACAGGACGCACCTAAACACGATCGGCGGCGACCCGCCAGGGGGTCACCGCCGATACGCTTCTGACCTGCAGAAATGCCGACTACTTCACTGCGCGGCCCACCTCGACCTTGATCGTCGAGCCGTCCTTGGCCTCCCGGACGATCTTGATCTTGGTGTTGGTGTCAGTGACGCGGACGCCTGCCAGCGGGTCCGACTCGTCGTAGTAGGTGCTCGTGTGGTCGTTGAAGACCGGCACACCCTTCGACGACCTGATCCTGGTCGCGAC
Coding sequences:
- a CDS encoding DUF2017 domain-containing protein — encoded protein: MPGHFEPLPGGGAAVALDDVEISIIRSLAVQLLELVGPGPGEDAPDDPLAELFAEGPSEPPKDPVLRRLFPDAYSDPEGTPGPAEAEEQLAHSAEFRRFTENDLRAGKRESALAVVRSLDALTPAVDGGAVLKLSSDESRQWLGALNDLRLAIGSRLEITDEDDTDLLYRLPDEDPRKPMVMAYLWLGGLQETLVSTLMP
- the clpS gene encoding ATP-dependent Clp protease adapter ClpS, which produces MTSPAPLEIERTESAEEVFAVPEPDVPWVTIVHNDPVNLMSYVTYVFQAYFGYSKDKATKLMLDVHHKGRAVVSSGTREEMERDVQAMHGYGLWATLQQDRK
- a CDS encoding nicotinate phosphoribosyltransferase, translated to MNTADLGLPVDVPSTALFTDQYEFTMLQAALKAGTAERRSVFEVFTRRLPDGRRYGVVAGTGRVLDAVENFRFDAGVLSFLRERGIVDEATLTWLASYRFSGDVWGYPEGEVYFPGSPIMRVEGSFAECVLLETVILSILNHDSAIAAAASRMSSAAGTRPLIEMGARRTHELAAVAASRAAYLGGFASTSDLAAGFRYNIPTVGTSAHAFTLLHDRERDAFQAQVNSLGRDTTLLVDTYDVTEAVRVAVEVAGPELGAVRIDSGDLLLVAHRVRQQLDELGATDTKIIVTSDLDEYAIASLAAAPVDAYGVGTQLVTGSGHPTCSMVYKLVARAESADPRAPLVPVAKKSSGGKTSVGGRKWAARRLDADGVAEAEVVGTGAVVGELADRQLLVELVKGGTVVAREPLDVVRERHAAARANLPLSATQLSRGEPVIPTEYVVGRTGS
- a CDS encoding nicotinamidase → MRRALIVVDVQNDFCEGGSLAVSGGADVAAAITELIGQAGGSGYQHVVATRDHHIAPGGHFADNPDFARSWPAHCVAGTEGVGFHPNFAPVVASGAIDAVFDKGAYAAAYSGFEGADENGVKLADWLRARQVGEVDVVGIATDHCVRATAVDAAREGFHTQVLLDLTAGVAEATTERALEEMREAGVRLSGKPVVA